The Maridesulfovibrio ferrireducens DNA segment ATGTCCTCGTTCAGCTCCGCCTTATCTTTTTCAAGGATTGCAATGTCAGTTTTCAGCCATGATATTTTGAAACATAAGCCGCCGATTACAATTGTAAGAATCAGCACACCGACAACTATGGCGATGATTTTGCCTTTGCCGCTGCCTGTGAAGAATCCGAGAATTGTTGCTATGGGGATCATGACCACATTTCCCAGAGCCGCGCTCTGACTTCGTCCATGTCCAGATTAGGACAGGTTTTGTGGTCATCCATTTCGTAGTGTCCGTAAATTGCGTCTGGATCTAGTCCGTACAGCTTGAGCAATTCAGCCAGTTTCTGATAAAGAACTTCCATCTGCATATCTGTGAAAAAGTCTTTACCAATTAGGCAGAGTCCTACGGAACGGCTGTTGTAGCCTTTGCAATGTGCGCCAACCACTTCGAGTGAACGACCAGATTCAATGAATCCGTCAAGAGTCGGATCATAGTCGCCGTGGCTTGTGGGGTGGCCGTTCAGGATTACCCCGTGGTATCCGATCCCGCTCCAACCGTTCTGAAGATGCCATTGATTGATTACTTCCGCGTTGCCCCAAGTTGAATCCGAGCAGTGAACTATTATTATGTCTATTTGACGTGCCATAACGACTCCTGTCTTGAATTGGATCAAATTCGTCTCTGAAGGACTTGATCCTGTCTGTGAGTTGGCGCGGAATTACATGCACATCCATTTCAGCCAGATGAACAGCCACGCTTAAAAATTCATTTGAGGCCAGATACATAACCAAGAATTCGCGAACATAGGCACAAACAGAGGGCAGAGATTCATCTAGAGTTACATCGAGCATGTTCGCCATGATGATTGCGATTGAATAGACAACAAATTTACCAATACCGTGACGGAATTTGGTTATACGGAATGAACCATTCTGTAGAGAGCGGCCTACTCCTAAAGCGAAGTCGGACAAATACAGAACAACCAAAGCAAGCAATGCTGCATCGAAACCACCAAAAAGCCATGTGGCGGCTGAACAACAGCCCGCTAAGCAAGCCTTCATGGTTATGTGGTCGAAAAGCTGATTCATCATTGCATCCGGCTTTTGTTTGTGCCCGGACCGCTGAAAACGGGTAAGTGCGGTCCGGGCTGTTTGCGATGGAGAGTTAAGGCTTATTCAATAGTCTGTTAGCTGCTATGGAATCTCAAACTCTTCGCCAGCAGTGACAGTGACAAGTACTTGCGGGCGCATACATAGGAATATTGGGTTGGACTCGTAGTAGAGGTCGAGGCCTTTATCAAAATCCAAAACCTTTCTACGGGCGTAGATGGGAATTCCTTCGGTGTTTACTGTGTCCATAAACTCGCCTGGTCCCCAAGCTCCACCAAACGTTTCATAAGTTCCTTCTGGATAAGCAATGCCTTCACCGGGATTAATGAAACGACGTTGCACTCCTTTTGAGGTTGGAGCTTGCCCGCGGTAAACTTCAAATCGGACGTTGCCGAAAACAAAGGCTTTGAATGATGCTCCAACCAGTTTTGCTGCACCACTTTGCGCCAAATAGAACTTTTCAACATTTGGATGAGTGATCAGTAAGCGGAAAAATTCAGGTGACACGCGACAAACAACCTCAGTCATAGTGTCGCCCTGAAGGTACCTTTCAACATGGGCAACTATTTCTTCACACTTTCCATCAACGTCAGTTTTTGGGTTGTGAAGTTCAAAATCGATTACCTTTTTAGTAACTTCGAATTTGTCATAGAGATTGAAAAGAACTCGTGAACCATCGCCGTCAATGATTTCACCTTTTAAAGCTCCCCACATGAGATGTTCCCAAGTGAGTTCAAAACGGCGGCGGTTTTTTAGGGATTTCTTTTCCATTACATTGTGGGCGTGATCAAGTTCTGTTCCGCCAAAGGCTCTAATCCCGGAAAATTCACTCGGACGGATAGTATCTCTGAGCGGGATGTGCGGAATTTTGAAAGTAACCATGCTACGTTCTTCTTGAGTAGAAAGGTTAGCATCTCCATCTTCGGGCTTAGTTTCGAGCAACTGAAGCTGGTTATTCACCATTTCAATAGAAATAGTTTTTGTTGAAACTCCAACAGGATTAAATAGGCCGGACGGAAGCAACAACCCATAAGTTGGCTGGATAAAGTTGATCCCTGCTGTAAGTTCCATTGCTCCGAAAGCATTCTCGTCATCATAGGGGGTTGAAATTAAAACACCCATTAGACACCTTCCTTATTGAGTATTGATCTAGATGCGAAGATTGTCAGAGCATTTTCTATCTGGTCCGGTGTGAAGCCTTCAGGCCAGACAAGGTTCGAAGCGCGGATTAAAGCTCTTTCTTTTATAACGACACCGGGGAAATCATTGTTGGTTGCGTCGTATTCGTCGGCGGTGAATCCGTAGGGGATTTGAGTCCCGTCAGTTGCCGCAGGATCAAGCTGAAAAGCTTTTCCGTCACCGGGACCAATTTCAACAGTGAAGGAATCTCCGACGACAAAATCAGGATCACTGTCACTTATGGTGAAGTTGATATGTGGAGATACAAAAGGAGTTCCGACAAGTGCATCCGGCAAGCGAACTCCTTCTGGAGTGGTAACGATAAATCTACCACCTGCCGCTTCAGCTTCAACACAAGTCATTGTGTAGGGGCCGTACATTGCCAGCATATTAATTGAGATATCTGACATGTTGCCTAATCCGACATTTCCGGCTCCGGGTGTAGCTGCTTCAGGTACGGAAAAAAGTTTACGGCCCATCACAGTACCGACAGGATGTTTCTTGCTCTGACCAATGGTTACATTTTCGCGACCAAAGTCCCGGTCGTTTTCACGGATAACGATGTCGTGGATTGCTTTTTTTTGTTTATACATTAGCTAGACCGCCCTGATGTTTAGCTTTCATTCTTGCGGAAAAGGACTGTGCGGAAGGATTGCTCTTTTTTGACCCCGGAACTATTCCCGGCTGATCTGTCTTAAGCAATGCCGCTAACATCTCAGCCTGTTTGGAATCATCAACCTTTGCTTCCGGCTGTACGTTTACATCATAAGCAAGGCCGAGAGTTGTGATCTGTTCTGTGTTCAGTCCAGCTTCAAGGGCTGCTTTAAGTTTGCCGCCAGCGGTGTCTCCGAACATTGCGATAGCCGCGTCCGATGCAAGTTTAATTGTTTCTGTTTTGGCTCCCGCTAATTGGGAGGTAGCCTCAGCCGTTGCGTTGTCTTCAATTGCTTTGACAACATCGGGATAAGTTGCCCGCAGTTCATTCGCATCCATGCTAGCCTCCTTGAGGATATGCGAAGTTAATTGATCTCGAGTGCATACGCAGTCGATGAGGCCGATGGTTTTTGCTTCTTCACCAAGGAAGACGCGACCTTCGGCCCATTCATTTTTGTTTGAAATTTTAAGTTTTTTTCGATTGCAGGCGATTGAATTAATGAAAATTTCGCAGGTCTGGTCGAGATGAGATTGCAACGATGTTTTTGCTTTATCGCTGAGAGATTCGAGATGAATTCCTAAAGCTTTAAATTCACCAGCGCGGAAGATTGTCGGCTTGATTCCAGCATCATTATACAAGCCCGTGTAATCCATATGAACCATGATCACGCCGATGGAACCGAGATCCGCAGTTTTGCCAGCTGCGAAATACCTTGCGCCGGAGCCTACCCAATATGCCGCAGAAGTTGCTTGGCTGGATGAGTAAGCATAGACGGGCTTTTTTTTATCAGCGTCAGCAACCGCAGTAGCTAAGTCGTCACAGCCGGAGACAGTGCCGCCGGGTGAATCGATCTCAAGAAGAATTGAGCGAACTGAATAATCAGCAATAGCGGCTTTAATCTGCTCTTTGATCACAGTGTAAGAAGAGCAGTAAGGAGGCCAGTGGAAGTTCATGTTCAGTGAACCAGCAACCTTGATTATTGCGACATTTCCTTCGAGCTTGAAAGGGCGTTTCTTGCCGGAGAATGCGTTCGCTTCGGCATCGAGAGTTAGATCACTGTTTAAAAATGGTATCAGTGATGTTTCTTCCATCAACCAAAAATTTTCACGAAGTAGTGTTTTCATTATGCGGCTCCCGTTTTTGGGATTTCTTCTTCTTGTTCTTCCGGCTCATCCGGGTAGGTCTGCACATTGGCAGGGTCGAGTACAGGCAAGTTGAGTTTTTTCCGATAATTTTGTTCTACTGCTTCTTGCTCAAACTCTTCGCGCCAGTCTTTGCCCTGTTCGCCTAAAACTTCTTTGTATGTTTTCTGGCCAGTTGCGATTGCACGTTCATTTGCTTTTGCTTCTTTGTCTGGATCGATGTGTCCGCGCGGTGGCGGTGTCCAACGGCATGCTGTCCAGAGTCTCATTGCTTCGTAAAAGCCGGGTGCTCCGGCAGGAATTTTCCAGTAACCGCGCAAGTAGGCTTCTTCCAGAACCATGATGCGGATAGGTTGCAAAAAATGCCGAACCAGCCAACCGCGATACACTTCAAATTCACGCCAGCTTTCAAGCAGTGCGGCTCTTGCAGATGAATAATTTGTTTCCGAAAAATCTTTGATAACCTGATGATAAGGAAGCCCTGCAGCGGCGGCTAAGGTTCTGATTACGGTCTTGAAAAAGGGGTCAAAATTATTGCCCGGACGGTCCGAGGAAATCGGATTAACTGTTTCGCCGGGGTTGGTGTAAAGGATCTGTCCGGCATCAACATTCTGATACCAACGCGGATCCCAATCTTTCGACATTGGATCATCAAAACCTTCGGGAGGGATGGCTCGTTCAATAGCAATAGGGAAAGAGGCCGTGACGATTTGAGCAATCAGCTCGTAATCGAGAAAATCGTATTTATCGCGGAAAAGTTTAATGACCGGAGCAAGAATAGAAACTCCGCGCACCTGTTCAGGATCGACAGAGCGGAAGCAATGAAAAAAGCGGCGGCGGTGTCCGGCTTTGGCTTTGTAATATGTATATGATTCGGGGTCGTTTATTTCTGCCGGAGTGTGAATGTAGTAGCCATCAACCTCACCGTCTTCGTCAAAATTGATGCCGTCCCGTAGATAAGGAGACATCAATTCGTTCGGTGGTGTTTTTAATCTCAGCGGATGGATATCTTGCAGAGTAAAAGAAAAATTGCGCTGTTTACGAGTCCTAGCCGGTTCGTCGAGAAATCTGCACAAGTAGCAGAATTCCCCGAACGGAATCAAAGTAGAAACTGATAAAGCCTGAATGTCTGCAAAATGGAGTAGGCCTCCGATATGAGCTTCACTTGTCCAGAGTTCGAAAGCTTCTTCTTGCGCGGATTCTATTTCGAGAATTTGATCCGCTGTAAGGTTTAATTTTTTCGCAGCAAGAGACGATTGTGGACGGATGCCCGGTCCAGCTACGTTTGTTGTGAGAGTCGAGCGGATGGACGCGGCGTGTCCGTCATTGGAGACAATGTCTTCCGTGCGAGTCTGCATGCGCTCACGGTCGAGCCGTTCACTGCCGCGGTGAGCGCGTTGAGGATTCCAATTCGCCATCGTGCCGCCATGACTTGCCCCGACACGACGAACAGGACGAATGGCATTAGCACGAGCGCCAGCCTTAAGGCGTTTTATCTTGCGAAGGGCATTCATTAGAATACCCGCCCGATTCTGGCAGTGAAGATGCGAGGCTTGGAAGTACCTGCGCGGCGGCGTTGTTCTGCCGCGATATCGCCGAGCATTTCTTTTAATTTGGGAATTTCAGCGCGTTCAAAAGACTGACCAGCAACGGTGTAGCTTTTGTTCATAGCGCAAGCGAGAAGACCTTTCTTGCATTCAGAGGAAAGGTCTTCAAGTTCAGCATCAGAGAAGGGTTCTAAGTAGTTGCCAGACATGAATGCACGTTAAATCATGGGGGGATTTAACGCACGGACAGGTGCGGACTGATTCAGACACGCACGGACACTAATTTTTTAACATACTGATATTATTTACTTAAAAAAATAAAAAATAAAGATTGATTAATAAGTTTTATTAAGAGTCTGTAATAGTTGATGTTTTGTTTTAGTTTCTTGTCCTGCGAGTCTGTCTTCCGAATGGTTCGGTTAGTCCGACACGGTATTTGATGCACCCACTTTTAAATTTATCAAACCGCTCGGTCATCAGTTCTCCCCATTTTTTGATACTAGGCGGGGCTACTTTATTCTTTTTACAAAAAAGCTTGAAGTCGTGATACAGCTTAGTTGCCCGCTCGCCTTTTTGCAGGGCTGGTGCAAGCCGTTTGACTGCCCATTGCTGGAACATATGCTCGTCAAGGATAAGCCCGTCCGAGTTAGGACAATAGCGTACAGGCGGCAAGCCTTCCAGCTCGTGCGCTACGGACGGCTTAGCGGCAAGCATGGAACAATATTTGACGTACAGAGCATCAAAATCGTCAAGATTCCCACCTGCGTGTTTCACCATCTGCATGGCGGCATTCATTGCCGTGGTGCGTAGGGCCGGTTTTAAGAACAGGGCCGCATCTGGCAAATTTAAATTAGGTTCAGCGAAAAGAGGCTTGCATTCGTATGTTCCTGTTTTACGCAAAGTGGGTAACACTTCGGACGTTACCCACTTGCGGAATTTCTTTGCTTCGGGTTTGCGGGAGCGGAAGATTAACGAATATAGGCCGGATTCGGAAACAACAGTAATATTTTGTTCGCCTCCAAGGGTGTAAGCATTGCTTACCCCCTTTTCATCTTCGTCAAGTCCTTGGATAGCCATTCGGTGGTTTGAATGTTCCAAAACATCGCAAACATCTTTAGCCAAAAACCAAGGTTGAGTATCACGCATAATTACCCGCACAAGATTATCGCCAAAATCGAAGGGAATAATATTATTCTGCATGGCACAACTCTTTTCTAAGCAAGGCAACCGTGTTTGATATTTTCCTGTCCATAGTCTTGCAAAGTTCATCCATGAGGATAGCCATTGAAGCGTGTTCTTCTCTATCTGCAACATCAGCCAGAGAGCTGAAAAGCGAAGAGCATAAAAACAAGTTTCTTTCTACTGTGTGAAGCAATTCTTCTTTATCTGGATTTTTCGGGCGGTTTTTATCTGAGATCAAACAGGAAAAATTAAGATTAAGTTCTGTTGCTTTTTCGTATATAAGGCCAAGAAGAACATCGTTCTTTTCTGTCTTGGTGCTGTCGAATCGATTGGACATGGAAGCCAGATCTTTAAGCTGGTTCAATGCGGAGTCCAGATCAGACTTGCGGAGAGTGATGGTTTCATAACTCATGACTGACCACCTCCGAGAAACTTGATTCGTATTTCACCGTTGCCACGAATCACCATCACAGAAGGGTTATTGTGCGTGTCGGTAAGATAACTGATAAATTTAGTCATTTCACCCCATGCGTGACTGGCTGGCATTGTTCTGCCTGAAAAACCTTTAGCCAGTTGGCAAGTCGCTTTTGGGGATTTTGAAGGGAATGGTATAACATTACTCATGGTCAGAACCTCCGCGCAGGAGTTCCATAACCTTGGAATCAAGGCCATTCACAATGGAGTTGACTCGTTCGGTGATATCTTTATCCCCGGTGATTTTTGCAAGCAATTCAAAGGGGCGGGTAAGCCTAGCAATCTGTTTGAGTATGTCAGCTTTTGAAACCACGGTAATACCGTTTTCAGAAAAGCTTTCTACCTCGCATATAAAACTGTTGTGTAAAGTGTCCGCTGAGTCGCAGAGCATTTCGGAAAGTTCGTAAACGGGAGTGTAGTCGGGTAAATCCGGGAGGCAGTCCAGATATTCAGTAATCTCTGACAGCTTAATAAGAGCGTGATTCTGGATAGTTTCATCAAGAAGGGTAACGGGAAGGGAAATTGGGTTGGTACTCATGCGAGTAGCTCCTTGTGTAAAGTGTTTGAATACTTTTGGGTAATTGCCGGGAGCTTCAAACAACGCCACAAGGTGCGCCCTGTAAATTTTCCCCCGAAGGGTATTGTATAATTTACAGACTCCCGACAAAATATAAGAGCAGAATTACTATGCCCGAAAAAGGATGCGACAAAAATTGGGCATAAAAAAGCCACTGCTGACGGGAGCGGATATCCGCCTTGTGTTGTAGAGTGTTTGAAGCTCTGGCGTTAGGTTGGAGAAAATTAGACTTGTTGTCAAGTAGAAAAATAAAAAAAAGCCGGGAGTGAAACACCCCTTCCCGTCAGTTAGGGGTCTAGCTATTTTGGGCCGAAGCCTTGGACATTTCACACCTCCCGGCTACTTTTGAATGCATAAATATAAGGATACGGTCAATGTGGAAAAATATAAAAAATAAGTTGAAGGAATTATTTTCTAGTTCTGTCGGCAAAGATAGGGAGAGCTCTGGCGTTTCTTTTAGTTCCAAAATGCATAAAGTTGAAAGTTTTACGACTCCGGGAGTGCATTACAATGTAGATTTAGAAAATATGAGTTGTGATTGTATAGATTGGGTTACTCGAAGAAGTGGATACTCAATTAATGACCCATTGAGAGTGTGCAAGCATTTATCCTTTTGCACCGGGCTTCCTAAACATTCAGCCCCTAATAGATATTCAAAGCCACGGGCTGCTAAAATGGAAGAGCAATCACCCCACCACGGAAACAGAAAAATGTATATGCTTGATAAGGGGGCGTGGTACACTAAAAACAGCAGATTCAAAGAATTAAACGTTGAAACTCGTCAGGGTTCATATACATATTGTTTAACCCATAACTCTTGGAAGGGCGGCAATGTCCCCAAAAATGAGTTAAAAATAATCAGAGAGATTTTCAGCCTACCTGAAGACTTGCCAACTGGTGCCGTCCAGACTGTAGAACAAAAATTTTTAAATACTAGTGAGATTGAAGTCTGCGGGAAAGTAGAAGGTGAAAAGATTGTAGCGATAATTAATTATAACAAAAGTTCACTGTGGCATCAGATCAAATTTAATAGAAAACAAATGTTTTGCTACACCAAGACTGAATCTCTACATACCTCCCAAAATTATTCATTACAATCTTCCAGAGTTCATAATTTCTTGCACTTAGAAAAAGCCATTACTAATTGGGTTATAGCAGAAAAGGTAAAAGCTAGAGAGATTGTTTACCCTGCAGAACATGCTCCAAAGAAGCCAGCCATGGAACGAAAACCAATACTTTCAGAGGAAGACCTAAAGACACGCCAGAGAGAGCGCAAACGTGCAATGCGATCTAAACCAGTTACTCCAGAGGCTCTGGATAGCTTCAAAGAACTGAAATCCGTAATAGATCCCATGCTAAAAGAAGGATCAAAGCTAGTCCCACTCGACCGGAAAAAATACTATGTTGCTGGTTTTAATTCCGGTGGCTGGCTTTGTCACTGGCATTACAAGACTAAGAATAAGTATATTGAAATATATGGGCAGGAAAAAATTGTTGTTGACTCATTCAATGGAGTTGAAAAACGGTTTAAGAAAGAGTTTTTGAGAGCTCTCGAAGGTAAAGGATTAAATGAAAGCTCGGATATATTTTGAAGTGAACTACAAAAGGCATGTTAATTTTTTTTATTCGTAAAAATATACCACATTACTGTGAATAAGAAACTTACCAGTGTAACCAAAATACCCGAGGTTAAATTTTTATTGAAATTCAACTCTGAATTTATACTCGCTGAGTATTTAAAAAAAGTTTGGTTTAAATTTTCTTTGAGTTCTTTGATTTCTTTTTGATTCTGGATTGTTAAATCTGTCAGTCTTGCGATTGATATAATTTGATCTGGATTTAAGGGAGAAATGCATTCTCGCAAAGCAAGGGTTTGATTACTAGTTTGGTTTATTCTGTTTTCAAGGTTTGCAATTTTATTAGCCCAAAAGAACTTGTCTTTTTCGGTACTGTTAAAATAAGTTAAGGTTTCTCTTAAATTTGGAAATGCAGAATTTGCTGATGGCAATTGTTGTATTCTTGAGTTTAAATCATCAGCGAAATGGATATTATTATAAGACTCCTTTAATGTCATATAGATTGTCACAGTACCAGCTAAGATTGATATTGTAATTAGGGCTAGCGTTATTATCTCTTTAAATCTAATTTTAATCATAAATATTTTCTTTTGTTGGTAAGATTATTTACTGAATTGTTTAGTGTTATTTACCATTTAAATCAACTCTATATTTCTCTTTATATGCTTCAATATCAGAAGCAGGAATCCGAATAGATGGCCCGACTTTAAAAGCATTTGGAAACTCACCCTTTGATACTAAGTCCCAGAATTTACTTTTGCCACATATTAGGATTTTTTGAACATCCAACCTGTTGAAATTGCGCTCAATACTCATTACCACCCCCCTCGACCACGCCCACCAAAAGCCCCACCCCTCGGAGTCCCTGATGAATTAATCGGAGGCGGTCCGCTGTTAGCTTTCTTCGGTTTACTAAGATGTTCAGCAAGACTTTCCAGTGTTGGTTTCCACTGAAAATGAGTCATAGCTATATGTGTACAAAGTGTATCGAGATAGTGGTTGTCCTTGCGAATGGCCTTCCATACCTCCTTTTTCTTTTTAGAATCCCACTGCAACCGTTCTGATAGAATCTGTCTGATATATAATTCATCAGTATCGGCATGAAACCATATTGGTTCTTCTTCACAACCTTCGGTTAATCTCCAAAATACTTCGGACTTGAATGCATCGGCATTGAGCAAGTAAAGTCGCAATCCGTTTTTCAATTTCTTACCTCCCGGCAATTGTTCAAGCAGTGACCATTTAACATTGACCCCTGGTGTATGATGACTCATGCCCTTGGTTCCGAAGATCAGTCCGGGCTTTTGTTTGAGTAACCATCTGTAAACCTGCATTGTTCTGGATTCCTCAAGAGGACTATTGCGTGTGCCACCTGTATCGATAGCAGCGCGCCAAAAAGATAGCCGGTCTTGTGATCCTTCTTTGCGATA contains these protein-coding regions:
- a CDS encoding N-acetylmuramoyl-L-alanine amidase; this encodes MARQIDIIIVHCSDSTWGNAEVINQWHLQNGWSGIGYHGVILNGHPTSHGDYDPTLDGFIESGRSLEVVGAHCKGYNSRSVGLCLIGKDFFTDMQMEVLYQKLAELLKLYGLDPDAIYGHYEMDDHKTCPNLDMDEVRARLWEMWS
- a CDS encoding major capsid protein, which codes for MGVLISTPYDDENAFGAMELTAGINFIQPTYGLLLPSGLFNPVGVSTKTISIEMVNNQLQLLETKPEDGDANLSTQEERSMVTFKIPHIPLRDTIRPSEFSGIRAFGGTELDHAHNVMEKKSLKNRRRFELTWEHLMWGALKGEIIDGDGSRVLFNLYDKFEVTKKVIDFELHNPKTDVDGKCEEIVAHVERYLQGDTMTEVVCRVSPEFFRLLITHPNVEKFYLAQSGAAKLVGASFKAFVFGNVRFEVYRGQAPTSKGVQRRFINPGEGIAYPEGTYETFGGAWGPGEFMDTVNTEGIPIYARRKVLDFDKGLDLYYESNPIFLCMRPQVLVTVTAGEEFEIP
- a CDS encoding head decoration protein; the protein is MYKQKKAIHDIVIRENDRDFGRENVTIGQSKKHPVGTVMGRKLFSVPEAATPGAGNVGLGNMSDISINMLAMYGPYTMTCVEAEAAGGRFIVTTPEGVRLPDALVGTPFVSPHINFTISDSDPDFVVGDSFTVEIGPGDGKAFQLDPAATDGTQIPYGFTADEYDATNNDFPGVVIKERALIRASNLVWPEGFTPDQIENALTIFASRSILNKEGV
- the sppA gene encoding signal peptide peptidase SppA, which codes for MKTLLRENFWLMEETSLIPFLNSDLTLDAEANAFSGKKRPFKLEGNVAIIKVAGSLNMNFHWPPYCSSYTVIKEQIKAAIADYSVRSILLEIDSPGGTVSGCDDLATAVADADKKKPVYAYSSSQATSAAYWVGSGARYFAAGKTADLGSIGVIMVHMDYTGLYNDAGIKPTIFRAGEFKALGIHLESLSDKAKTSLQSHLDQTCEIFINSIACNRKKLKISNKNEWAEGRVFLGEEAKTIGLIDCVCTRDQLTSHILKEASMDANELRATYPDVVKAIEDNATAEATSQLAGAKTETIKLASDAAIAMFGDTAGGKLKAALEAGLNTEQITTLGLAYDVNVQPEAKVDDSKQAEMLAALLKTDQPGIVPGSKKSNPSAQSFSARMKAKHQGGLANV
- a CDS encoding phage portal protein, encoding MNALRKIKRLKAGARANAIRPVRRVGASHGGTMANWNPQRAHRGSERLDRERMQTRTEDIVSNDGHAASIRSTLTTNVAGPGIRPQSSLAAKKLNLTADQILEIESAQEEAFELWTSEAHIGGLLHFADIQALSVSTLIPFGEFCYLCRFLDEPARTRKQRNFSFTLQDIHPLRLKTPPNELMSPYLRDGINFDEDGEVDGYYIHTPAEINDPESYTYYKAKAGHRRRFFHCFRSVDPEQVRGVSILAPVIKLFRDKYDFLDYELIAQIVTASFPIAIERAIPPEGFDDPMSKDWDPRWYQNVDAGQILYTNPGETVNPISSDRPGNNFDPFFKTVIRTLAAAAGLPYHQVIKDFSETNYSSARAALLESWREFEVYRGWLVRHFLQPIRIMVLEEAYLRGYWKIPAGAPGFYEAMRLWTACRWTPPPRGHIDPDKEAKANERAIATGQKTYKEVLGEQGKDWREEFEQEAVEQNYRKKLNLPVLDPANVQTYPDEPEEQEEEIPKTGAA
- a CDS encoding Bro-N domain-containing protein; its protein translation is MQNNIIPFDFGDNLVRVIMRDTQPWFLAKDVCDVLEHSNHRMAIQGLDEDEKGVSNAYTLGGEQNITVVSESGLYSLIFRSRKPEAKKFRKWVTSEVLPTLRKTGTYECKPLFAEPNLNLPDAALFLKPALRTTAMNAAMQMVKHAGGNLDDFDALYVKYCSMLAAKPSVAHELEGLPPVRYCPNSDGLILDEHMFQQWAVKRLAPALQKGERATKLYHDFKLFCKKNKVAPPSIKKWGELMTERFDKFKSGCIKYRVGLTEPFGRQTRRTRN
- a CDS encoding AlpA family transcriptional regulator, which gives rise to MSIERNFNRLDVQKILICGKSKFWDLVSKGEFPNAFKVGPSIRIPASDIEAYKEKYRVDLNGK